A genomic region of Hyalangium minutum contains the following coding sequences:
- a CDS encoding helix-turn-helix domain-containing protein produces MDGLDKKRLGRNIRQARYRLGLTQEQMAELIDMAPEVYGRMERGQLVPRLERFVALCRALGESPDKLIFPLDAQEALESLEEIKVGTEASIKALREAFATNLRDSRQRVGWTQAEIAEKARMSVDVYGRIERGTILPTLEAFVDICRVLGEMSDRLLGLPPPKRMRRRR; encoded by the coding sequence GTGGACGGCCTCGATAAGAAGAGACTGGGCAGGAACATCCGTCAGGCCCGGTACCGGCTGGGACTGACGCAGGAGCAAATGGCCGAGCTGATTGACATGGCGCCCGAAGTCTACGGGCGTATGGAGCGGGGACAGCTGGTGCCCCGGCTGGAGCGCTTCGTGGCTCTCTGCCGGGCGCTGGGAGAGTCCCCGGATAAACTGATTTTCCCGTTGGATGCCCAGGAAGCTCTGGAATCCTTGGAGGAAATCAAAGTCGGAACGGAGGCCTCGATCAAAGCCCTGAGAGAGGCGTTCGCCACGAACCTGCGCGACTCCCGCCAGCGCGTGGGATGGACGCAAGCGGAGATCGCGGAGAAAGCCCGGATGTCCGTGGACGTCTACGGGCGCATCGAGCGAGGGACGATACTTCCAACGCTGGAGGCGTTCGTGGACATCTGCCGGGTGCTCGGAGAGATGTCGGATCGGCTGCTGGGTCTGCCACCTCCCAAGCGCATGCGTCGGCGCCGCTAA
- a CDS encoding helix-turn-helix domain-containing protein, translating into MDKELTETLKKVIGPNIRKARQRQGLSQARLAEMVEMSTEVLGRMERKKVLPRLERLVLLRKILGMTPDQMLGFSSGPGSSAALKVSPAYDEMMTVMRHFFTQMESRLSEQERRELMQTLSHLQRLITLIKKKRSSSQPRRVASDKKRSPKR; encoded by the coding sequence ATGGACAAGGAGCTGACCGAGACCCTCAAGAAGGTCATCGGACCGAACATCCGGAAGGCTCGGCAGCGCCAGGGGCTCTCTCAGGCTCGGCTCGCCGAGATGGTCGAGATGTCGACCGAGGTGCTGGGGCGCATGGAGCGCAAGAAGGTCCTGCCCCGGCTCGAGCGGCTCGTCCTCCTGCGCAAGATCCTCGGAATGACCCCGGACCAGATGCTCGGCTTCTCCTCGGGCCCGGGCAGCTCCGCGGCCCTCAAGGTCTCTCCGGCCTATGACGAGATGATGACGGTGATGCGTCACTTCTTCACGCAAATGGAGTCGCGGCTGTCCGAGCAAGAGCGCCGGGAACTGATGCAGACGCTGTCTCATCTCCAGCGGCTCATCACGCTCATCAAGAAGAAGCGATCCTCCAGCCAGCCGCGTCGCGTCGCCTCCGACAAGAAGCGAAGCCCGAAGAGGTGA
- a CDS encoding FecR domain-containing protein, whose translation MTTYPCRSIRWSSAARWHGHSGRAAERLLALGLLLASALAGAQERPAAEDEFTVAQPGDTCQTIGTRVWGKTEAYRQLHELNALKNGHPALVPGTRLRIKPEPEAHLTYVKPEVNTRPAQEPQWKPGKQGEALYRLYQVNTLRGAGAEVTLKDTSKLQLRENALVVIYGTQQTAVPKQPAQSSGVELVQGDLHLRLAALRGEALPLTTPAAKVAANGQELFVGVDAQRMSRVAVFNGKAQVAGKGAQVEVPGGKGTRVEPGKPPEPPRALLAAPAWSGLGAQEVLMALGGAPQPYALKWQPVSGAVSYRAVLARDESLNEVVAEGAPEANAAQVLDPGVLPPGRYFARVQAVDAVGLPGMPSRPRRVEIVAVKVERGEVGAPGQVKGRGQVKLTVDPTLGVPLRVKGKPVGPEAVLLAPGLHTVDMEGAVQPVSVEVLPDVAAQLVLKPKAGRFELEIAARPKEAGAPPIADGAVQVKGLEGASVSNLVRHGETRWTATVTPASAEKKGLAVVEVWVYGEPVGRASATSEAD comes from the coding sequence ATGACTACGTACCCCTGCCGCTCGATCCGCTGGAGCTCTGCCGCAAGGTGGCACGGGCACTCCGGGCGCGCCGCTGAGCGGCTGCTGGCGCTGGGACTGCTGCTGGCCTCGGCCCTCGCGGGCGCACAGGAGCGTCCCGCTGCGGAGGACGAGTTCACCGTCGCGCAGCCCGGCGACACCTGCCAGACCATCGGCACACGGGTGTGGGGGAAAACGGAGGCGTACCGCCAGCTCCACGAGCTGAACGCCTTGAAGAACGGTCACCCGGCCCTGGTGCCCGGCACACGCTTGCGCATCAAGCCCGAGCCCGAGGCGCACCTCACCTACGTGAAGCCCGAGGTCAACACGCGCCCGGCCCAGGAGCCGCAGTGGAAGCCCGGGAAGCAGGGCGAGGCCCTGTACCGGCTCTATCAGGTGAACACGCTGCGAGGCGCGGGAGCGGAAGTGACGCTGAAGGACACCTCGAAGCTGCAGCTCCGTGAGAACGCGCTCGTCGTCATCTACGGGACGCAGCAGACCGCCGTCCCGAAGCAGCCCGCCCAATCGAGCGGCGTGGAGCTGGTGCAGGGAGACCTCCATCTGCGGCTGGCGGCGCTGCGTGGAGAAGCTCTCCCGCTGACGACTCCCGCGGCGAAGGTGGCGGCGAACGGGCAGGAGCTCTTCGTGGGGGTGGACGCACAACGCATGAGCCGCGTGGCGGTGTTCAATGGCAAGGCGCAGGTCGCCGGGAAGGGCGCCCAGGTGGAGGTGCCGGGGGGGAAAGGTACGCGCGTGGAGCCTGGGAAACCCCCCGAGCCTCCCAGGGCGTTACTCGCTGCTCCAGCTTGGAGTGGGCTGGGTGCCCAGGAGGTACTGATGGCGCTTGGAGGTGCCCCCCAGCCCTACGCGCTGAAGTGGCAGCCCGTGTCAGGGGCGGTGAGCTACCGCGCGGTCCTGGCGCGTGACGAGAGCCTCAACGAGGTTGTGGCCGAAGGGGCTCCCGAGGCGAACGCGGCACAGGTTCTCGACCCGGGAGTGCTGCCTCCGGGCCGGTACTTCGCACGGGTGCAGGCAGTGGACGCGGTGGGTTTGCCAGGCATGCCTTCCCGTCCCCGGAGGGTGGAGATCGTCGCGGTGAAGGTGGAGCGCGGCGAAGTAGGAGCCCCAGGCCAGGTGAAGGGCCGCGGCCAGGTGAAGCTCACGGTGGACCCGACCCTGGGAGTCCCACTCCGGGTCAAGGGAAAGCCCGTCGGCCCCGAAGCGGTGCTACTGGCCCCCGGGCTCCACACCGTGGACATGGAAGGAGCTGTCCAGCCCGTGAGTGTCGAGGTCCTGCCGGACGTGGCAGCACAGCTGGTGCTGAAGCCCAAGGCAGGGCGCTTCGAACTGGAGATTGCCGCCCGTCCGAAGGAGGCAGGAGCCCCGCCCATCGCCGACGGAGCCGTGCAGGTAAAGGGCCTGGAAGGTGCTTCCGTGTCAAACCTGGTGCGCCATGGAGAGACCCGCTGGACGGCGACCGTGACGCCCGCGAGTGCGGAGAAGAAGGGCCTCGCCGTGGTGGAAGTCTGGGTGTACGGCGAGCCTGTGGGACGTGCGAGCGCGACGTCCGAAGCTGACTGA
- a CDS encoding serine/threonine-protein kinase, with protein sequence MSTAPDARLGRILGGRYHLLSVLGHGGTGTVYEAEQTGLSRRVALKVLHAHVASSPGAVARFQREAMLMARLQHPGAAHVYDFGEEGGELFLAMERLHGETLDAATFREGPLPIPVAVDVVTQVLEVLEAAHTLGVVHRDLKPSNIMLTGELSSPRVKVLDFGLAQLMEGWLQPRITAAGMVHGTPAYMSPEQCRGETLDGRSDLYSLGCVLHELIIGQPPFPEESPAETMSGHLYRPAPPMRQLRPRLEISPALEALVLACLAKVKEQRPENAQVLRLRLRQTLTESSPSPQAPRGEGKKKERPLPSTAPAGLEVPSELPVGVLEAGKASPSLAASTALAAVGFQVVPLSEGAPLGDIRALVIVPAPGSDGLELARKLAGTPQAPPVLLCGEDDLTVMTRAIEGGIYDYVPLPLDPLELCRKVARALRARR encoded by the coding sequence ATGAGCACGGCGCCCGACGCGCGACTGGGGCGAATCCTGGGGGGCCGCTACCACTTGCTGAGCGTGCTCGGCCACGGCGGCACGGGAACGGTGTACGAGGCGGAGCAGACGGGGCTCTCCCGCCGCGTGGCCCTCAAGGTGCTGCACGCCCATGTGGCCTCCTCGCCGGGAGCCGTGGCGCGCTTCCAGCGCGAAGCCATGCTGATGGCGCGGCTCCAGCATCCGGGCGCGGCACACGTCTACGACTTTGGGGAGGAGGGAGGCGAACTCTTCCTCGCGATGGAGCGCCTGCACGGGGAGACGCTGGACGCGGCGACCTTCCGCGAGGGCCCGCTGCCCATCCCCGTAGCGGTGGACGTGGTGACGCAGGTGCTGGAGGTGCTGGAGGCCGCCCACACGCTGGGCGTTGTCCACCGGGACCTGAAGCCCTCCAACATCATGCTCACGGGGGAGCTGTCCTCCCCTCGCGTGAAGGTGCTGGACTTCGGGCTGGCGCAGCTGATGGAGGGCTGGCTGCAGCCTCGCATCACGGCGGCGGGGATGGTGCACGGCACGCCCGCCTACATGTCTCCCGAGCAGTGCCGGGGAGAGACGCTGGACGGGCGCTCAGATCTCTACTCACTGGGGTGCGTGCTCCACGAGCTCATCATCGGGCAGCCCCCCTTCCCGGAGGAGTCTCCTGCGGAGACCATGAGTGGCCACCTGTACCGTCCCGCTCCGCCGATGCGCCAGCTTCGGCCCCGCCTGGAGATTTCGCCAGCCTTGGAGGCGCTGGTGCTGGCGTGCCTGGCGAAGGTGAAAGAGCAGCGTCCAGAGAACGCCCAGGTGTTGCGCCTGCGGCTGCGCCAAACGCTCACCGAGTCCAGCCCCTCCCCTCAAGCGCCACGAGGCGAGGGCAAGAAGAAGGAGCGCCCGCTCCCCTCAACGGCCCCTGCGGGGCTGGAGGTTCCCTCGGAGCTTCCCGTGGGCGTCTTGGAGGCAGGGAAGGCCTCGCCCTCCCTGGCGGCCAGCACGGCGCTCGCGGCGGTAGGCTTCCAGGTAGTGCCCTTGAGCGAGGGAGCGCCGCTGGGAGACATCCGCGCCCTGGTCATCGTCCCTGCGCCCGGAAGCGACGGGCTGGAGCTGGCGAGGAAGCTGGCCGGGACACCCCAGGCCCCGCCCGTGTTGCTGTGCGGTGAGGATGATCTCACGGTCATGACCCGTGCCATCGAAGGTGGAATCTATGACTACGTACCCCTGCCGCTCGATCCGCTGGAGCTCTGCCGCAAGGTGGCACGGGCACTCCGGGCGCGCCGCTGA
- a CDS encoding helix-turn-helix domain-containing protein has translation MNKERVKALRKTLGANIRKARTRLAITQERMAEQLEMSPEVYGRMERGLIFPRVERLVDICEKLGVSSDQLLGLSVLEVAATPSVRQDEWLGLMQRLTPVMPRLTQPQRKAVRRHMTDFHRLLVTFTEPKPKAKRERRGRHPT, from the coding sequence ATGAACAAAGAACGTGTGAAGGCGCTCAGGAAGACACTGGGCGCGAACATCCGGAAGGCCCGGACACGGCTGGCCATTACCCAGGAACGGATGGCTGAGCAGCTCGAGATGTCACCCGAGGTGTACGGGCGCATGGAACGGGGACTCATCTTCCCGCGGGTGGAGCGGTTGGTGGACATCTGCGAGAAGCTCGGGGTGTCGTCGGATCAGTTGCTGGGGCTGTCGGTGTTGGAGGTGGCCGCGACGCCGTCGGTCCGTCAGGACGAGTGGCTCGGGCTGATGCAGCGCCTCACGCCGGTGATGCCACGGCTGACGCAGCCCCAGCGCAAGGCGGTGCGACGGCACATGACGGACTTCCACCGGCTACTGGTGACCTTCACCGAGCCGAAGCCCAAAGCGAAGCGGGAGCGGCGCGGACGGCATCCCACCTAG